The Liolophura sinensis isolate JHLJ2023 chromosome 8, CUHK_Ljap_v2, whole genome shotgun sequence sequence AGGCCGATAGCCACTTTTCGCAGCATAACAGCTCCGTCCGTCAACTTCGACACCGTCACATGTTTCCGATTCATGGCTACACGTACATTCCACCACAGTTCCCGGTGAACAGTCAGCACGGGAAACAGTGTCGTCTGTATTCACACGACCTCCACGGACGTACCAACCTGCAAAGAAGTACTTAACTGAAAATGTCAGCCCTGAATATTGCTTCACGTctttaaaatgtgaaacttgTAAATCAAGACTGTTTCAGACACGTCCTTACATCTTTTTTCAAACTTATCCATCAACACTCATCCGACCACACCGTCGTCCGCACGCATCCGTGAATTACCACCTATCCGCCTACGCCCATCCGTTCACTTACGTCCGTCCAAACTTTCTCCGTTGACACCCGCCCGTCCAAACGCATGTTTCAACACTGGTTCCTCCACACCATCGTGTACACCCGTCCGAACGGTTCACCATGCTGTCAACAACTCTGATACGTGATTATTTCATAAACTTCTCATTGCGAGTTTCAGTTTGCCTGTCCGAAAATGTATGCGAATGTATTCTTCTCAAGAATCATTTACCGTTGAAATTGAGCATTTGACTTCACTGCCCTTCAAAATGTAGGCCTGTAGCAAAGGAACAAAAGAAAACCTTAAAGGACTCTCTACATTGACTTTCCGTAACATGCAGGACATGTAGCAAAAGATCAAGAGAGAACCGAAGAGCAATTGCCTAcattcacttttcatgaaatCGAAGACTTGTAGCTAGAGTACAGGAGAAAACCAAAGAGGGATTGGTGACAACCATTTGTCGTTTCGCGGTATCGTGTCATAGCTTTGTTCGTTCGTTTATCTTGCTGTCACTTCGTTCCATAGTCGGGCGATGGAACGATAGAACGATGATGTGATGATGGCTTGAACCGGCTTCCGTAGAAGTGAGAGCTGTACACTCATGAACTGTGCGGTTCTTGACAGCAGCCAGTCGgaattgtaaaaacaaatacGATGTCGACAACACGCAGTGAGTAGTCACCGTGTTTTTCTATACCGCAACACTGTAGTGTTTgaaggtctaccaacaacctGGTGTAggccgtgtgtttcccccaggctctctCCGGTTTTCTCTctccataatactggccaccgttgtattagtgaactattcttgagaaCGATAGCGTTTGGTGTGTGGAAGACAGTTGTGTTTTAAATTGCCTGCGGTGTTCCAATAATACTTTGTAACGACATTTTTGTAGTGAGAAACATTATTAACCAATCGCCATTTTGTAGACTTAAACGAGAGATTGTCCTGGCTAATGCGTCATGTAAGCTGATATGCATATTTACACGTTTAATCAGCATGAGCTTTAATACTTACGAGTTTGTTCCCTATGTTCAATCTCCTTTATACGTTCAGTGCAATTTTCAGCTATATATTGGGTGAATTCAACCATTTCTTCCAGTTGAGTCACCGCCTGAAGAAGATCTTCGGTGGATTCCACAGCTTGGACCAGCGTTCCAAGGCGATCTTTGAAGTTTTCCAGTGCCTCGTCTGCTTGAGAAGACCTCCACTTCTCCACGAGGAGTCCAGCCTCTAAATTTTCTAGCTGGGTTTTGCACAATGCACAGACGCCGCCGGCCATTTTCGGATTTCCCCCATTCCCCATTTTCAAACGCCGTACTTCTGCTTCCAGGAAATCAACCTTAGCTTTACTGTCGTTAAATTTTCGTTCCATTTGACGAAAGTGGAAGTTCATGACAACAAGTTCCCCATGAAGTTTGAGTAAGAAGTAATCGTTGGCGTTGGCCGGTAATTGAGAAACTGTTGGGACAACTCCAACAATCCATAGAACAGCTACGAAAATCGACTCCATCATTGTACAGGCGTGCATGTCATATATGCAAGGCTGCAGTTTGTCTTATATTTTCTATTTCTACGTACATGTTCCCTTACTCCCGAAGCACAGAACATCCTGGTTACTTGATATGGATATCCTGTTTTTACATTTGGCCTACTTCTTCAACCAGCTTGGTGTGAAACACTTTTGTGTGTCATGTGCTATATATTAAGTGGTTTTTGTCGTAACTCTTTCATACAGTCATCTGAAACTTGGTCTAACGATGAAATTCCACACATGGATTCATGAAGAAATAATTGCGTACGAATgttcaattaaaaaaacacattttaacagtttttgcGATCTTAATGTTCAGTGTAGTATGATTTATCGTAGATACCCATAAGAATCTCTGACGTCATCAGAAAACGCCAACAGGTAGAAGACGAACTAGAGACGATACCCAAATGTTCAGCTGTTCAGGGAACTTCTCctacaaatgaatgaataaaaacgTCTTCTGCAGGGTATCCATTGATGAGCTAAGTAATACATTCACTATGAGGCTGACGTCGTCAGATTTAAAGCTTTCAATATCAGGCTCAAGAATAGAGTCTGTTGACAAATGTGGCGGACGTAGGCAAAACTTCATTCTCAGAAACGTAAGTGCCCCTTATTTCTCTTCTAGTACATAAAGTATGTTTACTTGTACTTATTTAAAACATAGGTCAGAACCATCAGACAAACTACAATGCCCTGATATTGTGCCAGAAATACCGAGGCCTGTATCCGTGCTctctttttttaatatcttATCTTAAATGGAATTAAATccattataaaatatttcatttcttacatgtaggtgggctttatgaaatAATGACTGGTCCCTTTTGCATTGTGAAATGTAAACTGTGAACCAACCTGAAAACTATTTCTGTAATGTTATCTTCCTGTATCAAAGCTGGAGACAAACCAGCAAGATAAAACTGTCTTATACAGTTGAAGATGTATTCTAGCACACATGGCAATATTAACCCCTAGATTTGGTCAGTATCGAAACCaatcacaaaagaaaacagtatcTATCACAAGCACCTTTCCACCACGATTGAGAGCCAAGCTGCGGCTGTGAGGTTACTATTCTTGCGGTGGTTAAATAATTTACCTACAACCATGACACCAACTGACATCgtttaagcgaaatattcttttgaacaccgttaaacataaaaaaatcatgCTCAGAACCAGCAATCACCAATTTTTTATTAATGACTTCTAAAATAGAATTCTCGGCAGATCACTTTTCAATGCTCTCTTATACCTTTAATTTCTCACCTCCACTCTGtcaaaagtaataaaacaataacatttttcATTGCAAGGTCTTTAATGGTACTACATTTTCTTCTCAGAATCCATTTGGACACAAAAATCGTTCATGGTAACCTTTTCAAA is a genomic window containing:
- the LOC135472900 gene encoding uncharacterized protein LOC135472900; this encodes MHACTMMESIFVAVLWIVGVVPTVSQLPANANDYFLLKLHGELVVMNFHFRQMERKFNDSKAKVDFLEAEVRRLKMGNGGNPKMAGGVCALCKTQLENLEAGLLVEKWRSSQADEALENFKDRLGTLVQAVESTEDLLQAVTQLEEMVEFTQYIAENCTERIKEIEHREQTRWYVRGGRVNTDDTVSRADCSPGTVVECTCSHESETCDGVEVDGRSCYAAKSGYRPGPSEIWARAVCEEDERYQVVSSPVDGYNGNPLAKCPPGTQVTRCWLRNRWMHEKYIRTIKDVSNNTCKPEPGCEVRKRCRIQALCKMN